The Vigna unguiculata cultivar IT97K-499-35 chromosome 6, ASM411807v1, whole genome shotgun sequence genome contains a region encoding:
- the LOC114187083 gene encoding protein NUCLEAR FUSION DEFECTIVE 6, chloroplastic/mitochondrial-like isoform X1, producing MSAARCLLRSATSRAAGAANLAAGARTRPARSPFRLPKQTSISNRVFRLPVEASFCVESMLPYHSATASALLNSMLSVSRHSYGWTPEGQEKTR from the exons ATGTCCGCCGCCAGGTGTTTGCTGCGCTCCGCCACGTCCCGCGCTGCCGGTGCGGCAAATCTGGCAGCCGGAGCTAGAACGAGACCTGCACGATCTCCGTTTCGTCTCCCAAAGCAAACCTCAATCTCGAATCGCGTTTTCAG GTTACCGGTAGAAGCGAGTTTCTGCGTGGAATCGATGCTTCCTTATCACAGTGCTACTGCTTCCGCATTGCTGAATTCGATGCTCTCTGTGTCTCGCCACTCCTACGGTTGGACTCCTGAAG GGCAAGAGAAGACTAGATGA
- the LOC114188860 gene encoding uncharacterized protein LOC114188860 yields MLAENDEMPIGWPLGLGFLNMRLRVGESFPTASMAPYQLHVPSTSFSSFSSSNLDTESTASFFQDNSVSLAQLIGVRAGERGRLYFPNSRFEERKKKLAKASTSDASKMDMSRVICIPLLKIRKSKKSSRN; encoded by the exons ATGCTTGCAGAG AATGATGAGATGCCAATTGGTTGGCCACTTGGACTTGGCTTCTTGAACATGAGACTTAGAGTTGGGGAATCCTTCCCTACAGCTTCAATGGCACCATACCAATTGCACGTGCCATCCACCAgtttctcttcattttcatccTCTAACCTAGATACAGAG TCGACGGCATCGTTCTTCCAAGACAACAGTGTATCCCTTGCCCAACTGATTGGAGTTAGAGCAGGAGAAAGAGGACGCTTGTACTTCCCAAACTCACGGTttgaagaaaggaaaaagaaattagCAAAGGCTTCTACTTCTGATGCCTCTAAAATGGATATGTCTCGAGTCATTTGCATACCCTTGCTAAAAATTAGGAAGAGTAAGAAGAGTTCAAGGAACTAA
- the LOC114188189 gene encoding glycogen phosphorylase 1-like isoform X1 — protein MQTLSSPLFTSSLSFPINSLSPFPSLTHFSSLSVPYATARRSIPLQVSASDSAFASSSTIAVDNSDADDSTAFVIRARSRIGLLQVITRVFKVLGLTVDRATVEFEGDFFVKKFFVTDSHGNKIEDSDSLERIKRALAEAVGGDADGTVSAARPAAANPGVVVRRPGLVDGVGERRAKAERMFTLMDGFLKNDPLSLQKDILNHVEYTVARSRFSFDDFEAYQALSHSVRDRLIERWHDTHSYFKRTKPKRLYFLSLEFLMGRSLSNSVINLGIQDQYAEALSQLGFEFEVLAEQEGDAALGNGGLARLSACQMDSLATLDYPAWGYGLRYEYGLFRQVIVDGFQHEQPDYWLNFGNPWEIERIHVTYEVKFYGTVEEVDMNGEKHRVWVPGETVEAVAYDNPIPGYGTRNTLNLRLWAAKPSNQFDLEAYNTGDYINSVVNRQRAETISNVLYPDDRNHQGKELRLKQQYFFVSASLQDIIRRFKEAHNSFDELPDKVALHLNDTHPSLSIAEIMRILVDEEHLHWNKAWDIACKVFSFTTHTVVAEGLEKIPVDLLGSLLPRHLEILYEINFNFMEELKKKIGLDYNRLSRMSIVEEGAVKNIRMANLAIVGSHIVNGVSKLHLDTLKMTTFKDFYELWPEKFQFKTNGVTQRRWIVVSNPSLCALISKWLGTEAWIRNADLLTGLRDHVDNTNFHQEWKMVKRVNKMRLAEYIEAMSGVKVSLDAMFDVQVKRIHEYKRQFLNILGIIHRYDCLKNMDKNERRKVVPRVCIIGGKAAPGYEIAKKIIKLCHSVAEKINNDTDIGDLLKLVFIPDYNVSVAELVIPGADLSQHLSTAGHEASGTGSMKFLMNGCLLLATGDGSTIEIIEEIGSDNLFLFGAKVQEVAELREKGSTLKVPLQFARVLRMVRDGYFGYKEYFKSLCDTVEIGKDFYLLGADFSSYLEAQAAADKAFVEPEKWIKMSILSVAGSGRFSSDRTIQEYAERTWKIVPSRCPL, from the exons ATGCAAACACTTTCATCCCCTCTCTTCACTTCTTCACTCTCATTTCCGATCAATTCACTCTCTCCATTCCCTTCTCTCACACACTTCTCCTCGCTTTCCGTGCCCTACGCCACCGCTCGCCGGAGCATCCCGTTGCAAGTTTCCGCGAGCGACTCTGCTTTCGCCTCCTCCTCCACCATTGCCGTCGACAACTCCGACGCCGATGACTCCACCGCCTTTGTGATCCGCGCTCGCAGCCGAATCGGCCTCCTCCAGGTCATCACCAGGGTTTTCAAGGTCCTCGGCCTCACCGTCGACCGCGCCACCGTCGAATTCGAGGGCGACTTCTTCGTGAAGAAGTTTTTCGTCACCGATTCACATGGCAACAAAATTGAGGACTCCGACAGCCTGGAGAGGATTAAGCGAGCGTTGGCCGAGGCGGTCGGCGGGGATGCCGACGGAACGGTCTCGGCTGCGAGACCGGCAGCGGCGAACCCGGGGGTTGTGGTGAGGAGGCCTGGGCTGGTGGATGGCGTTGGCGAGCGTCGCGCTAAAGCGGAGAGAATGTTTACCTTAATGGATGGGTTTCTAAAGAACGACCCTCTCAGTCTTCAAAAGGATATTCTGAATCATGTTGAGTACACCGTGGCCAGGTCACGGTTTAGTTTTGACGATTTCGAAGCGTATCAG GCTTTGTCACACAGTGTCAGAGATCGGTTGATTGAACGCTGGCATGATACTCACAGTTACTTCAAGAGAACAAAACCTAAGCGCCTCTACTTCCTTTCTCTTGAGTTTCTCATGG GTCGTTCCTTGTCAAATAGTGTAATCAATCTTGGCATCCAGGATCAATATGCAGAGGCCCTAAGCCAACTTGGCTTCGAGTTTGAAGTTTTGGCCGAGCAG GAAGGAGATGCAGCCTTAGGGAATGGTGGCCTTGCTCGTCTTTCAGCATGCCAAATGGATTCTTTGGCAACCTTGGATTATCCTGCATGGGG ATATGGGCTGCGATACGAATATGGGTTGTTTCGTCAGGTCATAGTGGATGGCTTTCAACATGAGCAGCCTGATTATTGGCTGAACTTTGGAAATCCTTGGGAAATAGAGCGGATTCATGTGACATATGAAGTGAAG TTCTATGGGACTGTTGAAGAGGTTGATATGAATGGAGAAAAACATCGAGTTTGGGTCCCTGGAGAGACg GTTGAAGCTGTGGCTTATGACAACCCAATACCTGGTTACGGGACAAGAAATACCCTCAACCTTCGACTATGGGCTGCGAAACCTAgtaatcaatttgatttg GAGGCTTATAACACTGGAGACTACATTAATTCTGTTGTTAACAGACAAAGGGCAGAAACTATAAGTAATGTTTTGTACCCTGATGACCGTAATCATCAG GGGAAGGAGCTGAGATTGAAGCAACAATATTTCTTTGTCTCGGCATCTTTGCAAGATATCATCCGAAGGTTCAAAGAAGCACATAATAGCTTTGATGAGTTGCCCGATAAG GTTGCTCTTCATCTAAATGACACCCACCCATCCCTTTCAATTGCTGAAATTATGCGAATATTGGTAGATGAAGAACATCTGCACTGGAATAAAGCATGGGACATTGCATGCAAAGTTTTCTCTTTTACAACTCACACAGTTGTTGCCGAAGGACTAGAGAAAATCCCTGTTGATCTGCTTGGCAGCCTTCTCCCTCGTCATTTAGAA attttatatgaaataaattttaattttatggagGAGTTGAAGAAAAAGATCGGTTTAGATTACAACCGTCTGTCCCGGATGTCAATTGTTGAAGAAGGTGCTGTGAAG AACATTAGGATGGCCAACTTGGCAATTGTTGGCTCCCATATTGTGAATGGTGTTTCAAAATTACATTTAGATACACTGAAAATGACAACATTTAAG GACTTCTATGAGCTATGGCCcgaaaaatttcaatttaagaCAAATGGCGTAACCCAG CGTCGGTGGATTGTGGTGAGCAATCCCAGTTTATGTGCTCTTATATCAAAGTGGCTTGGAACTGAAGCCTGGATACGTAATGCTGACCTTCTGACAGGATTGAGAGATCATGTTGACAATACTAATTTCCATCAAGAATGGAAAATG GTTAAAAGGGTCAATAAAATGAGGCTTGCTGAATACATTGAAGCAATGAGTGGTGTGAAG GTCAGTTTGGATGCAATGTTTGATGTTCAAGTGAAGCGGATACATGAATACAAAAGACAATTTCTTAACATACTTGGAATAATCCATAGATATGATTGTCTCAAG AATATGGACAAGAATGAGCGAAGGAAAGTCGTACCCCGTGTTTGCATAATTGGCGGGAAAGCTGCTCCTGGTTATGAAATTGCTAAGAAGATTATCAAGCTTTGTCATTCTGTGGCTGAAAAAATCAATAATGACACTGATATAGGAGATCTTCTGAAATTG GTTTTTATCCCTGATTATAATGTCTCTGTTGCTGAATTGGTAATACCAGGGGCTGACCTTTCTCAACATTTAAG CACTGCAGGACATGAAGCTTCAGGAACTGGGAGCATGAAATTTTTGATGAATGGTTGTTTACTTTTAGCTACGGGAGATGGATCTACGATAGAAATAATTGAAGAAATAGGGTCTGATAACTTG TTTCTCTTTGGTGCAAAAGTGCAAGAAGTTGCAGAACTGCGTGAAAAAGGATCTACTTTAAAAGTACCTCTACAGTTTGCTCGCGTGTTAAG GATGGTTCGAGATGGATATTTTGGTTATAAAGAGTACTTCAAATCCTTATGTGACACGGTGGAAATCGGTAAAGATTTCTATCTCCTTGGCGCTGATTTTAGTAGTTACCTCGAGGCACAG GCTGCTGCAGATAAAGCATTTGTTGAACCAGAGAAGTGGATCAAGATGAGTATCCTTAGCGTTGCTGGTTCTGGGAGATTTAGCAGTGACAGGACCATTCAAGAGTATGCAGAGAGGACATGGAAAATTGTTCCAAGCCGATGCCCTCTCTGA
- the LOC114187235 gene encoding uncharacterized protein LOC114187235: MAMALPYLLTSIPTLLLLLLHASLSASAQSIHHEINQINVKISHLESVLEESNKRLKESDVYLEECDKRVNELSEQIHHLQSTLSTLKADSLLVERQNKALEEEVQLLWHTLRKNNFDLHILKSKAQETEERLEEVTSKVEKMDAIVNEQWIQVQHLEQALHITKVRTLRARRLTSVTRCTFLKFFNILLDDLRALYSYVFGERTAVSSLISQAMDKLKRCFLLTRMYHHQLQGYIKYQMERNELTASLANDELVFFLASALIIFPLMSAWMLLSS; encoded by the exons ATGGCGATGGCGCTGCCATACCTTCTTACTTCcattcccacacttcttcttcttcttcttcacgcTTCGCTTTCTGCTTCTGCCCAATCAATCCACCACGAAATCAACCAAATCAACGTCAAAATCTCTCACTTAG AATCAGTTCTCGAAGAAAGCAATAAAAGATTGAAGGAAAGTGATGTGTACCTGGAGGAGTGTGATAAGCGAGTGAATGAATTGTCAGAACAAATCCACCATCTGCAATCTACTCTCTCTACATTGAAG GCTGATTCATTGCTTGTCGAAAGACAGAATAAAGCTCTGGAGGAAGAG GTACAACTTCTTTGGCACACCTTGAGAAAGAACAACTTTGATCTTCACATTTTGAAATCTAAAGCACAAGAAACTGAGGAGAGACTAGAGGAGGTCACTTCAAAAGTTGAAAAG ATGGATGCCATTGTGAATGAACAGTGGATTCAAGTTCAGCATCTCGAGCAGGCTCTTCACATTACCAAA GTGAGGACTCTAAGGGCCCGAAGGCTAACAAGCGTTACAAGATGCACATTCTTGAAG TTTTTCAACATCCTTCTTGATGATCTTCGGGCACTTTATTCATATGTATTTGGCGAAAGGACTGCAGTCAGTTCACTCATCTCACAGGCTATGGATAAGTTGAAGAGATGCTTTTTACTGACAAGAATGTATCACCATCAG CTTCAAGGTTATATCAAATATCAGATGGAGAGAAATGAATTGACTGCATCTCTTGCAAATGATGAATTAGTCTTCTTCCTG GCTTCTGCTCTAATCATCTTTCCATTAATGAGTGCTTGGATGTTGCTTTCTTCGTAA
- the LOC114188189 gene encoding glycogen phosphorylase 1-like isoform X2 has protein sequence MGRSLSNSVINLGIQDQYAEALSQLGFEFEVLAEQEGDAALGNGGLARLSACQMDSLATLDYPAWGYGLRYEYGLFRQVIVDGFQHEQPDYWLNFGNPWEIERIHVTYEVKFYGTVEEVDMNGEKHRVWVPGETVEAVAYDNPIPGYGTRNTLNLRLWAAKPSNQFDLEAYNTGDYINSVVNRQRAETISNVLYPDDRNHQGKELRLKQQYFFVSASLQDIIRRFKEAHNSFDELPDKVALHLNDTHPSLSIAEIMRILVDEEHLHWNKAWDIACKVFSFTTHTVVAEGLEKIPVDLLGSLLPRHLEILYEINFNFMEELKKKIGLDYNRLSRMSIVEEGAVKNIRMANLAIVGSHIVNGVSKLHLDTLKMTTFKDFYELWPEKFQFKTNGVTQRRWIVVSNPSLCALISKWLGTEAWIRNADLLTGLRDHVDNTNFHQEWKMVKRVNKMRLAEYIEAMSGVKVSLDAMFDVQVKRIHEYKRQFLNILGIIHRYDCLKNMDKNERRKVVPRVCIIGGKAAPGYEIAKKIIKLCHSVAEKINNDTDIGDLLKLVFIPDYNVSVAELVIPGADLSQHLSTAGHEASGTGSMKFLMNGCLLLATGDGSTIEIIEEIGSDNLFLFGAKVQEVAELREKGSTLKVPLQFARVLRMVRDGYFGYKEYFKSLCDTVEIGKDFYLLGADFSSYLEAQAAADKAFVEPEKWIKMSILSVAGSGRFSSDRTIQEYAERTWKIVPSRCPL, from the exons ATGG GTCGTTCCTTGTCAAATAGTGTAATCAATCTTGGCATCCAGGATCAATATGCAGAGGCCCTAAGCCAACTTGGCTTCGAGTTTGAAGTTTTGGCCGAGCAG GAAGGAGATGCAGCCTTAGGGAATGGTGGCCTTGCTCGTCTTTCAGCATGCCAAATGGATTCTTTGGCAACCTTGGATTATCCTGCATGGGG ATATGGGCTGCGATACGAATATGGGTTGTTTCGTCAGGTCATAGTGGATGGCTTTCAACATGAGCAGCCTGATTATTGGCTGAACTTTGGAAATCCTTGGGAAATAGAGCGGATTCATGTGACATATGAAGTGAAG TTCTATGGGACTGTTGAAGAGGTTGATATGAATGGAGAAAAACATCGAGTTTGGGTCCCTGGAGAGACg GTTGAAGCTGTGGCTTATGACAACCCAATACCTGGTTACGGGACAAGAAATACCCTCAACCTTCGACTATGGGCTGCGAAACCTAgtaatcaatttgatttg GAGGCTTATAACACTGGAGACTACATTAATTCTGTTGTTAACAGACAAAGGGCAGAAACTATAAGTAATGTTTTGTACCCTGATGACCGTAATCATCAG GGGAAGGAGCTGAGATTGAAGCAACAATATTTCTTTGTCTCGGCATCTTTGCAAGATATCATCCGAAGGTTCAAAGAAGCACATAATAGCTTTGATGAGTTGCCCGATAAG GTTGCTCTTCATCTAAATGACACCCACCCATCCCTTTCAATTGCTGAAATTATGCGAATATTGGTAGATGAAGAACATCTGCACTGGAATAAAGCATGGGACATTGCATGCAAAGTTTTCTCTTTTACAACTCACACAGTTGTTGCCGAAGGACTAGAGAAAATCCCTGTTGATCTGCTTGGCAGCCTTCTCCCTCGTCATTTAGAA attttatatgaaataaattttaattttatggagGAGTTGAAGAAAAAGATCGGTTTAGATTACAACCGTCTGTCCCGGATGTCAATTGTTGAAGAAGGTGCTGTGAAG AACATTAGGATGGCCAACTTGGCAATTGTTGGCTCCCATATTGTGAATGGTGTTTCAAAATTACATTTAGATACACTGAAAATGACAACATTTAAG GACTTCTATGAGCTATGGCCcgaaaaatttcaatttaagaCAAATGGCGTAACCCAG CGTCGGTGGATTGTGGTGAGCAATCCCAGTTTATGTGCTCTTATATCAAAGTGGCTTGGAACTGAAGCCTGGATACGTAATGCTGACCTTCTGACAGGATTGAGAGATCATGTTGACAATACTAATTTCCATCAAGAATGGAAAATG GTTAAAAGGGTCAATAAAATGAGGCTTGCTGAATACATTGAAGCAATGAGTGGTGTGAAG GTCAGTTTGGATGCAATGTTTGATGTTCAAGTGAAGCGGATACATGAATACAAAAGACAATTTCTTAACATACTTGGAATAATCCATAGATATGATTGTCTCAAG AATATGGACAAGAATGAGCGAAGGAAAGTCGTACCCCGTGTTTGCATAATTGGCGGGAAAGCTGCTCCTGGTTATGAAATTGCTAAGAAGATTATCAAGCTTTGTCATTCTGTGGCTGAAAAAATCAATAATGACACTGATATAGGAGATCTTCTGAAATTG GTTTTTATCCCTGATTATAATGTCTCTGTTGCTGAATTGGTAATACCAGGGGCTGACCTTTCTCAACATTTAAG CACTGCAGGACATGAAGCTTCAGGAACTGGGAGCATGAAATTTTTGATGAATGGTTGTTTACTTTTAGCTACGGGAGATGGATCTACGATAGAAATAATTGAAGAAATAGGGTCTGATAACTTG TTTCTCTTTGGTGCAAAAGTGCAAGAAGTTGCAGAACTGCGTGAAAAAGGATCTACTTTAAAAGTACCTCTACAGTTTGCTCGCGTGTTAAG GATGGTTCGAGATGGATATTTTGGTTATAAAGAGTACTTCAAATCCTTATGTGACACGGTGGAAATCGGTAAAGATTTCTATCTCCTTGGCGCTGATTTTAGTAGTTACCTCGAGGCACAG GCTGCTGCAGATAAAGCATTTGTTGAACCAGAGAAGTGGATCAAGATGAGTATCCTTAGCGTTGCTGGTTCTGGGAGATTTAGCAGTGACAGGACCATTCAAGAGTATGCAGAGAGGACATGGAAAATTGTTCCAAGCCGATGCCCTCTCTGA
- the LOC114187083 gene encoding protein NUCLEAR FUSION DEFECTIVE 6, chloroplastic/mitochondrial-like isoform X3 codes for MSAARCLLRSATSRAAGAANLAAGARTRPARSPFRLPKQTSISNRVFRLPVEASFCVESMLPYHSATASALLNSMLSVSRHSYGWTPEDG; via the exons ATGTCCGCCGCCAGGTGTTTGCTGCGCTCCGCCACGTCCCGCGCTGCCGGTGCGGCAAATCTGGCAGCCGGAGCTAGAACGAGACCTGCACGATCTCCGTTTCGTCTCCCAAAGCAAACCTCAATCTCGAATCGCGTTTTCAG GTTACCGGTAGAAGCGAGTTTCTGCGTGGAATCGATGCTTCCTTATCACAGTGCTACTGCTTCCGCATTGCTGAATTCGATGCTCTCTGTGTCTCGCCACTCCTACGGTTGGACTCCTGAAG ATGGATGA
- the LOC114188781 gene encoding uncharacterized protein LOC114188781, translated as MEEAPWEQRLQALTHILTSPTTTPSLHSQFFIATQIPCYINWDYPPFLCSNPNFLTTWLRSFFLKRLFGTAPPHTSWRSKCPFHQPQPLILAQGLDHPNWERQQRRAYVRERMARKLRKNVNPVLHIVMPNLVFLSLMIWNPFRSLD; from the coding sequence ATGGAAGAAGCACCATGGGAGCAGAGGCTCCAAGCCTTAACCCACATCCTTACGAGCCCCACAACCACCCCATCCCTCCACTCTCAATTCTTCATCGCCACCCAAATCCCCTGCTACATCAACTGGGACTACCCTCCCTTTCTCTGCTCCAACCCCAACTTTCTCACAACATGGCTCCGCTCATTCTTCCTCAAAAGGCTCTTCGGAACCGCACCTCCTCACACCTCTTGGCGATCCAAGTGTCCCTTCCATCAACCCCAACCCTTGATTCTCGCGCAGGGACTCGACCACCCTAACTGGGAACGCCAACAGAGAAGAGCTTATGTTAGGGAGAGAATGGCTCGGAAACTTCGCAAAAATGTTAACCCCGTTTTACACATTGTAATGCCAAATCTTGTGTTCTTGTCGCTTATGATTTGGAACCCCTTTCGATCTCTAGATTGA
- the LOC114187083 gene encoding protein NUCLEAR FUSION DEFECTIVE 6, chloroplastic/mitochondrial-like isoform X2: MSAARCLLRSATSRAAGAANLAAGARTRPARSPFRLPKQTSISNRVFRLPVEASFCVESMLPYHSATASALLNSMLSVSRHSYGWTPEGS, translated from the exons ATGTCCGCCGCCAGGTGTTTGCTGCGCTCCGCCACGTCCCGCGCTGCCGGTGCGGCAAATCTGGCAGCCGGAGCTAGAACGAGACCTGCACGATCTCCGTTTCGTCTCCCAAAGCAAACCTCAATCTCGAATCGCGTTTTCAG GTTACCGGTAGAAGCGAGTTTCTGCGTGGAATCGATGCTTCCTTATCACAGTGCTACTGCTTCCGCATTGCTGAATTCGATGCTCTCTGTGTCTCGCCACTCCTACGGTTGGACTCCTGAAG GGTCGTGA
- the LOC114189013 gene encoding protein E6-like produces MAHSSNCIFFLLFTTLLLALQISARDSQFFSKVSHFDNNNVKETELPNKEAPEASKVDQQPPFVPETENSYGLYGHDESNQVPSTTTTKNSDSYTTPTSYHPYKPEFENNNNFNNDAYNNRFAETNNNKNSYGGDQDELSDTKYAEEGYNNNNQKYYNNDAASYKSYDNNNQKYYNKDAASYKSYDSNNNQNYYNNDAASHKYYSSNNNYNGNANRYNGEKQGMSDTRFLEGGRYFHDIYAEENHPTNYDDSSRGVNNNNWYNNRGGNYNGYQNQEVFEDEHENFEP; encoded by the coding sequence ATGGCTCATTCGTCAAACTgcatttttttccttctcttcaCCACCCTTTTGTTGGCTCTTCAAATCTCTGCAAGAGACAGCCAATTCTTCAGTAAAGTCTCCCATTTCGACAACAACAATGTCAAAGAGACAGAACTTCCCAACAAAGAAGCACCAGAAGCAAGCAAGGTAGATCAACAACCACCTTTTGTTCCCGAGACTGAAAACAGCTATGGCCTATATGGTCATGATGAGTCAAACCAGGTTCCTTCCACCACCACAACAAAAAATTCCGATTCTTACACCACCCCAACTTCTTACCACCCCTACAAGCCCGAGTTTGAGAACAACAACAACTTTAACAACGATGCCTACAACAATAGGTTCGCGGAAACGAACAACAACAAGAATTCTTATGGGGGTGACCAAGATGAGTTAAGCGACACAAAGTACGCTGAAGAAggttacaacaacaacaaccagaAGTACTACAACAACGATGCTGCCAGTTACAAGTCGTACGACAACAACAACCAGAAGTACTACAACAAAGATGCTGCCAGTTACAAATCCTACGACAGCAACAACAACCAGAACTACTACAACAACGATGCTGCTAGTCACAAATACTACAGCAGCAACAACAACTATAATGGTAACGCTAACAGGTACAATGGTGAGAAGCAAGGCATGAGTGACACAAGGTTTTTGGAAGGTGGAAGgtattttcatgatatttacgCAGAAGAGAACCATCCTACTAACTACGATGATTCATCCAGGGGAGTGAACAATAACAACTGGTACAACAACAGAGGTGGCAATTACAATGGGTACCAGAACCAGGAGGTGTTTGAAGATGAACATGAGAACTTTGAGCCATGA